One Hippoglossus hippoglossus isolate fHipHip1 chromosome 5, fHipHip1.pri, whole genome shotgun sequence genomic window carries:
- the rfesd gene encoding Rieske domain-containing protein isoform X1: MKKGPPPPSHTQRWAVRQLFSLNGAEETLLLSFKLPSQQRLTLHRAMGEKEQSTGGPHFVGTKDELIAAKRSFRTLEGRDILIVYQQGVFYALDSYCYHTGAMLQNGDIEEIDGKLCIICPNHKYKISLAQGEGIYKGTDPRGKPPVPRWYSKGVKQRTHMVTETDGDVYVQLSAETGWIDSDYYQGEKGKVERAKARAAEKKTS; this comes from the exons ATGAAGaagggtcccccccccccctctcacacacaacgCTGGGCTGTCAGACAGTTGTTCAGCTTGAACGGAGCGGAGGAGACACTGCTGCTGAGTTTTAAG CTTCCCTCTCAACAGCGTCTCACATTGCACAGAGCTATGGGGGAGAAGGAGCAGTCTACTGGAGGGCCTCATTTCGTGGGGacaaaagatgaactgattgcAGCGAAGCGCTCGTTCAGAACTCTGGAGGGTCGGGACATACTTATCGTCTACCAACAGGGAGTGTTCTATGCTTTGGATTCTTACTGTTATC ATACTGGGGCGATGCTGCAGAATGGAGACATTGAG GAAATTGATGGCAAGCTGTGCATAATTTGTCCAAATCACAAGTACAAGATCTCCCTGGCCCAAGGGGAGGGCATATACAAGGGCACAGACCCCAGGGGAAAGCCACCTGTGCCCAGATGGTACTCCAAGGGCGTGAAGCAGCGGACCCACATGGTCACCGAGACCGACGGGGATGTCTACGTCCAGCTCTCCGCGGAAACAGGCTGGATCGACTCAGACTACTACCAGGGAGAAAAGGGCAAAGTGGAAAGGGCCAAAGCCAGGGCTGCTGAGAAAAAAACCTCCTGA
- the rfesd gene encoding Rieske domain-containing protein isoform X2: MKKGPPPPSHTQRWAVRQLFSLNGAEETLLLSFKRLTLHRAMGEKEQSTGGPHFVGTKDELIAAKRSFRTLEGRDILIVYQQGVFYALDSYCYHTGAMLQNGDIEEIDGKLCIICPNHKYKISLAQGEGIYKGTDPRGKPPVPRWYSKGVKQRTHMVTETDGDVYVQLSAETGWIDSDYYQGEKGKVERAKARAAEKKTS, from the exons ATGAAGaagggtcccccccccccctctcacacacaacgCTGGGCTGTCAGACAGTTGTTCAGCTTGAACGGAGCGGAGGAGACACTGCTGCTGAGTTTTAAG CGTCTCACATTGCACAGAGCTATGGGGGAGAAGGAGCAGTCTACTGGAGGGCCTCATTTCGTGGGGacaaaagatgaactgattgcAGCGAAGCGCTCGTTCAGAACTCTGGAGGGTCGGGACATACTTATCGTCTACCAACAGGGAGTGTTCTATGCTTTGGATTCTTACTGTTATC ATACTGGGGCGATGCTGCAGAATGGAGACATTGAG GAAATTGATGGCAAGCTGTGCATAATTTGTCCAAATCACAAGTACAAGATCTCCCTGGCCCAAGGGGAGGGCATATACAAGGGCACAGACCCCAGGGGAAAGCCACCTGTGCCCAGATGGTACTCCAAGGGCGTGAAGCAGCGGACCCACATGGTCACCGAGACCGACGGGGATGTCTACGTCCAGCTCTCCGCGGAAACAGGCTGGATCGACTCAGACTACTACCAGGGAGAAAAGGGCAAAGTGGAAAGGGCCAAAGCCAGGGCTGCTGAGAAAAAAACCTCCTGA